A region from the Stygiolobus caldivivus genome encodes:
- a CDS encoding radical SAM protein, which produces MNRDLKALKWFFDTQILKDPFKPGYATFKVTSRCNLHCTFCLPAYYSGELGEAPTEIVKKIIDNMRDSSIVVLSFEGGEPTIRPDILELLEYAHDGSFYVMLTTNGYRLSDEGFLAKLADRIDFLHYSIDEYHWNVKAYDTLCKFREYGLKVNVQTVVTRYNLSKLEEKVKKVHECRYKIVILPAIDYPTSKVKLAPDPEELYKVLSDLKKKYGSTLNNSWGFIKALRGEKVAEKVTSYAITVYPNGDLPYPDDINGKIVGNLSKEKLNDIMKKPVVKDLQRYMLSNQAKFEYLHLQTSTFNSLTDLLSYAAEMAKWRFLGRG; this is translated from the coding sequence GTGAATAGAGATTTAAAGGCCCTAAAGTGGTTTTTTGACACACAAATTTTAAAGGACCCGTTTAAACCTGGCTATGCTACATTCAAGGTCACGTCCAGATGCAACTTGCATTGTACTTTCTGTTTACCTGCATATTATTCTGGGGAACTGGGTGAAGCGCCAACCGAAATAGTAAAGAAAATTATAGACAATATGAGGGACTCTTCAATAGTAGTCCTCTCCTTTGAAGGAGGAGAACCTACTATAAGACCGGATATATTAGAACTTTTAGAATATGCACACGACGGTTCGTTCTACGTTATGCTCACGACCAACGGGTACAGACTAAGCGATGAGGGCTTCCTCGCAAAGCTCGCTGACAGAATAGACTTCCTTCACTATTCAATAGACGAGTACCATTGGAATGTGAAAGCGTACGACACGTTATGTAAGTTTAGGGAATACGGACTAAAGGTAAACGTTCAGACAGTCGTGACTAGATATAACCTAAGTAAGTTAGAGGAAAAGGTAAAGAAAGTCCACGAATGCCGTTATAAAATAGTCATCCTTCCTGCCATTGACTACCCTACATCAAAGGTCAAATTGGCACCAGATCCAGAAGAACTATATAAGGTTTTATCAGATTTAAAGAAAAAATATGGGTCTACTCTAAATAACTCATGGGGATTTATAAAAGCGTTAAGAGGAGAAAAAGTAGCTGAAAAAGTGACGAGTTATGCTATAACCGTATATCCTAATGGCGACTTGCCCTATCCTGACGACATTAACGGAAAAATTGTAGGTAATTTGTCTAAGGAAAAACTGAACGATATTATGAAAAAACCGGTAGTTAAAGACTTACAAAGGTATATGCTCTCTAACCAGGCTAAGTTTGAGTACCTACACTTGCAGACTTCTACTTTTAACAGTCTAACAGATTTGC
- a CDS encoding gamma carbonic anhydrase family protein: MPIEEYMGIKPRVSEKTYVHPTAYIIGDVEIGDLTSIWHYVVIRGDNDSIRIGKESNVQENTSIHTDTGYKVEIGDRVSIGHNAVIHGAKISSNVIIGMGSILLNGSKIGEFSIIGAGSVVTQGKEIPPYSIAVGVPAKVIRKVSEEEIRLINENAEEYLRHTRRFLKRE, translated from the coding sequence ATGCCGATTGAAGAATACATGGGCATAAAGCCCCGGGTTTCTGAGAAGACATACGTTCACCCTACAGCCTATATAATAGGAGACGTAGAAATAGGTGATCTAACTAGTATCTGGCATTACGTAGTAATCAGAGGTGATAATGATTCCATTAGGATAGGTAAAGAGAGTAACGTCCAAGAGAACACTTCAATCCATACGGACACAGGATATAAAGTAGAGATAGGTGATAGGGTGAGTATAGGCCATAATGCTGTAATCCACGGGGCCAAAATAAGTTCTAACGTAATAATAGGTATGGGTTCTATTTTACTTAACGGTTCTAAAATAGGTGAGTTCTCTATAATCGGTGCTGGGTCAGTGGTAACCCAAGGTAAGGAGATACCGCCTTACAGTATAGCTGTAGGTGTCCCAGCAAAGGTGATTAGAAAAGTAAGCGAAGAAGAAATAAGGTTAATTAATGAGAATGCCGAAGAGTATCTAAGACATACAAGGAGGTTTTTAAAACGTGAATAG